The genomic window GGGGATTTGCATGGGAAAAGGGGGAGAAATGGTAGAATTCTCTTGGAGGGTGTGTGGGGTATCCAGCATGCTGGTGCGACTGTGCAAGCATGGGgatgggggggtgcggggggactGTCCACACAGTCTGCACTCTGTAGCAAAAGCAGTGTCATTCGGTAGACGACAGCAGAGGTTGAGACTTATACACACCACTTCTGAATGCCACGTATCCCCCATGTGACCTGGGCTAATTCACACAGGATCTATAAACCATAGTTTTGTCGTCTGAAAAAAATCAGGATGAAAACACCTACGTGCTTTCATAGGAGGCTTGAGACCGCATACTTAGCTTTACAAGGTAAATAAGATACAAGGTTTATTTTGTAGGGAAAAATGTATGCTTCCGTAGAAAATTATGCATCGTCCCGATTCTAGAGTTTACTGGATTCTGATTCTGTGGCCGGTGTTCCGCAACATTGTAAATTACGGCGAACTCACAACAGTGCAAAGTAACCCTTGCCGGTGACAAGCGAATTCAGTCCTGTCAGGCAGAAGCTGAATTGGCTTCTCTCCCCACAGCAATGTTTTGTCTCCATTTGTACATTCATTTCAACattccttcccttttatttttatatatttatttatttattttagagagcgagaacatgggggaggggcaaagggagagggagagagaatcttaagcagactcttaGGCGTGGACCCCAACACAGGACCCGATCTCACAGCCTCACGACCGTGAGCTCAccacctgagccaacatcaagactcgagccacccaggtgccccaacactccTTCACTTCTTCCTACCAATTTGtgctttttgactttttttttttaactggtcaCTATGTTTGCCTGATTCCTTCATTAATTGAGTTGAATAAAATCTTTTCACCTCTCTtccaagacttcattctttctacTAAACATTATTTTGCTAAGGTAGCTGCATACTATGTGTGGCTCTGGTTGATTGCTACTGACTCTGGATACACTTCAGGGTATTtacccatattttttaaatttttttttaatgtttttatttatttttgagacagagacagagcataagcaggggagggtcagagagagagggagacacagaatccgaagcaggctccaggctctgagctgtcgacacagttcccgacgcggggcgcgaactcgtggagtgtgagatcatgacctgagctgaagtcggacgctcaaccgcctgagccacccaggcaccccagtatttacccatatttttaaaaatccaagtgtGTGACGCACGGGCTGAATTGATCGCAAGCACAAAGTAAATGGCAgtgtttggaaaaaaatgtttcacctACGGCTTCATAACTCAGCACATGGTCGCTCCTGCTCATGGTTGCCTCCCCAAGACCCTTTTCAGCGCTCCTTTTACCTCCTTGTTCCTTAAGGTGTATATGAGTGGGTTCAGCATGGGGGTGACCAGGTTGTAGAAGAGGGTGAGAAACTTGCCCTGGTCTTGGGAAGCGCTGTTCCCGGGCTGCATGTACATGTAGATGATGCTCCCGTAGAACAGAGAGACCACGGTCAGGTGGGAGCTGCAGGTGTTGAATGCCTTGCGGCGCCCAGCGGCCGACTGGATCTTCAGCACGGCTGCCGCGATGTGGCCGTAGGACACGAGAATGAGAGCGAGGGGCAGGAGGACGATGGGGATGGCGAAGGTGAAGGCCAGCATTTCCACCGCGCGGGCGTCCACACAAGCCATCTTGATCAGTGCTGGCATTTCACAGAGGAAGTGGTTGACCCTGCGCCGGCCACATCTGGACAGAGTCATTGTGAGCGGGGACATGACGATGGCATTGGCCAGTCCACTCCCCCAGGCCACGGCCACCAGTCGCAAACACAGCTGGGGGTGCACAATGACCAGATAGTGCAGGGGCCTGCAGACCGCGGCgaagcggtcataggccatcacgGCCAAGAGGATGCACTCCACGCTCCCcacacagaggaaggagaagagctgGACCGCACAGCCAGCATAGCTGATGGTCTTGTCAGGGCCCCAGAGATTCACCAGCATCTGCGGGATACAGCTCGTACTGAAGCAGAGATCTAGAAAGGAGAGATTGGCCAGAAAGAAGTACATTGGGGTATGAAGTCGAGGGTCTAAAATACACACAAGGATTATGGTTGAGTTTCCCAACACAGCCACTGAATACAGAGTGAAATTGACCATGAAGAGTACCAGCTCCAGCCTCGGACGATCAGAGAAGCCTACTAAGATAAAACcatactctgagctgtcattgGATTTTTCCATGGTCTTCCTTTCACATCATCTGTATACCtgtaagaataaaacaaacaccGAATCGATATTTTCTAAAGCCCCTGAATGTCAGGGCCTTTAAGGAACAGATAAGCCACCAAGTCCAATATCAGAATAGCTTCTGCCCAGCTATAGAAGCCATTCATCATTTGTTCAAACACGTAATGCAAATTATTTCATTGTTGGAAAATTCCAGCTTCTAATCATCATCCATTTGAGGAATTTTCTTCCTAATTCACGAGAAAAAGAATTTCAACTTCATTGAATATACTTCATATCTAATCTCTCTTCATATGACAgccatttaaatgttttgaacTAAACTAAATTTTCTTTAGGTCAAGACATTCAATTTCCCTTAATGATTCTCCCTATAACAAGGTTATCAAGTCTATGATCACCTTGCAACCATCTTCCACGTACCCTCAATGTTGGCAATGACCTTCTGGAAATGTGACAGCCAGGGCTGAGTTCAGTATCCAAGATATGATTGGAAAAACACAAGGTAAAGAGAAACTAACATGACCTGGAGATTAGATCCTTATTAAGAGGGAATAAGCGTACAATTACTTCATGGTGTCAATGTCACCTTTTTATTTAGGTTATAATTGAATCtgccaaatatttactgattccTGTGAAATGCTGTCAAGTCGaatctctttcattcatttctctgaaagaaaaagacttctGTAGTGTAGAATTGCAAGGATCAAGGGAGATATCACGTCCACTAATAAAATGGCAACTTTGGGCACATTGGTCTTCTGGTCGTCTTTCAGAAACATTGAAACAGCATAATTAGCTTGTGGAAGAGAGGTGCATGGCCATAGggatgaagggagagagaaggaaagagactgtGGTAAAGAGAGTGATTTAAAAAGTAGATGGAAAAAGATTGACCCTCATAAGGCTCAAAAGAATAAAGAGAGCTGGCTTCGTAAAAAGACAGGTGTATAATTGGAATCGAGGATGCCAGGATAATAACGACCCtaacaaagaaagggagaaaagtgtGACAACAGCAGAAAAGCAGGTACAGAAGGAAAAGTACCTCAGACCGTCTGTCATGTTGATTCTGTGAGAACTGAAGCCAAAATAATGACTACAATTATTAAATGGACATTATAAAATATCTACTCTGCTGTGTGATCTAGAGGATCAAGGGCTGCTTCGATTATGATAATATATTCAACTAGCAAGGTGGGACAAATGAAGGCAGAGTAGAACACAAGTTGTCAcgagtattttaattttcaaattagaaaacCGTATCTTTGCTGATAACTTCTCAGCTTCAAAGTTCTTACAGTAAATTTATTTtccacagcaaaatataatataccaaagtgaaagaaagaaagttttcttaattttctctaatCATTTAGGCTTACCTGACTTCAACTTTCCCAAAGGATTTAGGGATAACACATAGTAATGTTTTTTCCTCACGTTGGGATTTGTTACCTGGGATTTTGTGGGAGGTTGTGCAGTTAACGTAAGTCGAAAATAATGATAGGATGATGTGAGACTAATGCACCAGAAACCATATAGAAGTAGTTACAAAGATCTCAGCTTGTCCAGAAAGGGTACGAGATACAAGCCCTGAGCTGACTTGTGTGCATTAGATTCTAGTTTCTTCCTGAAGATAAGAGTTGTAAAAGCTGTGTGATTTCGCTAATAATTTGACTAACGTGATAGAGTGATGGTGTGCCGCTACCTCAGAGGAAAAGCAAAATAGAGTAATTGCTGTAGGGCAGttaaattatagagaaaaaagGCAACTGTCGTGGAAAATAGGGTTAGCTGTTCCTCCCCTGTCTGCCTGCCATTTGGGCCGAATAGCCAGCCTTCAGGAGCCTTCTAGGAGCCGTCAACCCAAACCCCAAGGTGAGGCAAAGACTTCCTGCTGACCCCAGAAGATAACCAGTGCAGGCGTGGAAGCTCTTACAGATGCACATAGAATAAATGGGGGACTAATTTCTTAGCATCAAAATGGTACCTAGAGGTTGACAGCATGTTTCCTTGTTGAGATCGCAGGGACTGTGTACTCCTTTGGGTAATTAGCAGGGCTACAGAAGAAACCAGAGGTGCAAATTCTTAGGGGAAATCTTGGAATAACACCAAGATGATTGGGCATCAGCACTCTTAGATTCTTGGTTTCTATCTGGGGCCATAGTCTCAAATTTTGAtgtgtgtggcgggggtgggggcggttaACTATTTCTGGTGTTTGGTGGGACAAAAAAGTTCAAGTTTGGCAATATAGCACAAATAGGAACATCTTCCAAGCACCTCTTTGTCCTTGAAGGGAGATTTAGTCTGTTTTCTAAGGAAACAATCTCAAAGtcaaatttctttccattttaatataattttcaaaagggTAATGCAAAAGAGTAAATAAAGTTTCTCTTTgtaacttgatttttaatttttattttcactttggtTGGCGAAGTTTCTAGAATATAGTAAACATAAAGCAAATACTTGGAATTCGATTGATTGCTGTTCTTTACATTATAATCAAACAAATGGGCAGTGGATAACAAGATGAAATGTAGTGAAATAGTAATTCGTAAGatcccaaaatacataaaactttttcaacctcatttatataattataattatttataattaaataaatacaaattaaaacactgTGATCTTTTCAGTTTGGTAATATCCAATCTGTGAGGATATGAGAGAATGGCACTCATACACTGCctgtgggaatgtaaatcagGTTTACAATTTTGGAGGATGGTTTTACCAAATTTAAATTTGGCAAATGCACAAGTCTTTGACCCACTAATTCCAATTCCTGAAATTTATTACTAGGATTGCTTCCATAGGTGtgtaaagatatatatgtatctttatatctatatatctatatggaTATCACAGTTACATTGTGGctaaaaaaggaaacagactaaatgtccattaactgaataataaatgtttacacagttgtaagataaataacacaaaaagcacaaacaatGTAACGTGTATTGATATTGGTGTTTGTAAAGaattgaggagcacctgggtggctcagctggttaagcagccgattttggctcaggtcatgatctcacagctcgtgggttcgagccccgcgtcaagctgtgtgctgacagctcagagcctggagcctgccttggattctgtgcctccctctctctctgcgccctcCCCGCTCGcattctgactctgtctctctcaaaaataaataaaacacttaaaaaattaaatgaaaaaaattgatatgaaattgatatggaaacaaaaatgaaatatagaaagcatattttaagtatattatatattaaatatattaagtatatcgtacatattaaaattatattaaatgtaatttctattttaaaacatgctaaaattaataaaattaaatataatttttattttccatgtttatataaatatgcaaagataATGGGTGTTTGGAGGAGAaagattttgtttccatttttccaaattaaaaaaaattaacgtataaccatataaaaatgtaacatataACCATGATCATGTTGCTTGAAAcatttaacagaaataaaattttggaagggAATACAAATAATTTGCTTTGAGTTTAGTATTTAGGTTTGACCCCAGCACAATCTCTAGCTCACAAAGAGCACAGATCTTTGCATCTCATTGCCAAGGCACGAACATCACTGCGAGTGGCTGCATGCAGATTCTATAGAGCCCATgatccagctttttaaaaaaatgtttatttttgacagagagagtgtgtatgcatgtgcatgggcaagcggggaaggggcagagtgagagggagacagaggatcccaaatgGGCCCTgtcatgacagcacagagcctgatgcagggcttgaactcaccaaccgtgagatcgtgacctgagcagaagtcagaagcccacccgactgaacccccccaggcgcccagccCGTGACTCCATCTCTGTGACACAGGATCACACTGCCCCAGAGCTCTCCAGATGCTTGGTCTTCTGACCCACATTGACGTAGCTGTATAATTACATTCATTATTTCCTCACACCACCCAGGAATTTGGTAGGAAATAAATTATGTTGCCTCGTTCACAGATTGACATTTAAGTAGAGAAAACAAGTACTTTTCAAAATCACAGCAGGAAAAATTTTGACTTGTAGCACTGAGACCAGCTCATAGCTCAGTTGACAAAATGAGCGGTTTCCACTAGCTACGCGCCTGATCCCTCTCAATGAAACCTCACTCTGATTCTCTGGGCCCAGATGGAACCTGTAAACATGGTGCGACCATAAGTATTTTTGTACAAACTACtagtttagaaaagaaaacaaattggcttgattttcttctttttttcaagataatGGTGTGAATAAGTATGGAAGAGTAAGTATAGAAGAAACGAGAGATAATAATACCTTGTTTTCCACCTTTAAATGCTTTACAGTGTGAACATAAAACGAATGAATCTACATAACTAAGAAGCAAATGCAAGGTTTTGAGtctttggggtttatttttttctggttttctcgtcttttaagtgaaaagaaaatataaccgCCTATTATTTCACCAGACACGTGACTTATTCACCCTGCAAGTTGTGTTCTAAAGGAGATGACAGAGAAAGATGAAGTTACAGGCTGAAAAAAACCCAGAGAATGAGAAATGTTCGGATCTGTTGAAAAAAGCAGTTTTTCCTAGGCCATTTCTGCTTGCTGGTAAAATTGAAATATGGCTACATTTCCTCATGGGATTCGCTCTGGAGAATCTTAAGGGATTCTGGATGATGAGGTCAATGAGCAACATTTAAAACTAGAACAGGCGGGAGAGCAATTTTCAACTTCTGCAGTTTTTTATAAAAGTTGGAAGGAAGTACAAGACCCTGGAGAGCTCATTACAAGGCAGCTTAGACGAGGACTCCGGTGACAACGACCTCGGCTTCTCTGCGTCCACAGGGATCTGGGAGAGTACCACTGATTGCCGTGGCTATTAAAAAGTTTCCAATGAGTTTCATTATAATTCACGACGCGGAGCAGTCTCGAGGGTTGTCTGCCTTGGAGGAGAAACATTCAATTAAGAACTGACGGCTGCGGAGAGTGAACTCATGAACTCGCGTCAGCCCCTGTCACCGTGGGGCTCCCTCAGCTCTGCAGTGAGAGCCGTGGGGTTCCCTGTGGGGTTCCCCGTGGGGTTCCCTCAGCTCTGCAGTCGCTCCTCAGGAACCCTGGAGATCTGCGCAACAATGTTATTCACACCCGAACTTTCAAACAAAACACCAAATCTCCACTCTTCCAGCGTAACTGGCATAAGCATGTCGTCACTTGTGGATGGCATTTTGCTGAGCAGGgaattgtggggggggggggggtctctagGAGAGCCATTCTCTATCAGCgacttttttgttattgttctatACTTTCTCCTCGGCAATAATTCCCATAAAAACTTCCAATGCAGAATTACTCTGGGAACGCAATAAGCTTTTATTTATCAAACACACTTGCAGGCATTGTGAAAGATTCGTGGtctgtaaataaattttatgcaTCTGCCCTTAAGGATCTCTCAATCCAGAGGAAGATAAGAATGAGGAAGTTACAA from Neofelis nebulosa isolate mNeoNeb1 chromosome 6, mNeoNeb1.pri, whole genome shotgun sequence includes these protein-coding regions:
- the LOC131515231 gene encoding putative olfactory receptor 2W6, with product MEKSNDSSEYGFILVGFSDRPRLELVLFMVNFTLYSVAVLGNSTIILVCILDPRLHTPMYFFLANLSFLDLCFSTSCIPQMLVNLWGPDKTISYAGCAVQLFSFLCVGSVECILLAVMAYDRFAAVCRPLHYLVIVHPQLCLRLVAVAWGSGLANAIVMSPLTMTLSRCGRRRVNHFLCEMPALIKMACVDARAVEMLAFTFAIPIVLLPLALILVSYGHIAAAVLKIQSAAGRRKAFNTCSSHLTVVSLFYGSIIYMYMQPGNSASQDQGKFLTLFYNLVTPMLNPLIYTLRNKEVKGALKRVLGRQP